From Brassica oleracea var. oleracea cultivar TO1000 chromosome C3, BOL, whole genome shotgun sequence, a single genomic window includes:
- the LOC106334685 gene encoding ribosomal RNA-processing protein 14 has protein sequence MTKSRGTDMAKKKEKVDSEWDIKSMAHQHAEFFDKLIELIPARFYLPDETEKKWFPGLSKAQKARAKRKTTENLKKARRDRLDPEKSSLTTLDLLKQKMEKEKKLSNVVADDGDGDDDDDSEEETDHNKKARTDSVTYEELRQRLHRKIDELKGGRGGSDRPRSHEKRKKIVPNKRKRESSSVEESKAADKGKGKMDVEEAAKDLTFGYVKIDDDEEHGKDKKKRRVSKSRELERALKLEAAKKDPEKGEVIAKKHSWQAATSRAAGIKVHDDPKLLKQSIHKEKKRHEKNAEKWKERVEGQQKVRVEKQQKRSGNIAERIEQNKQRKIAKREKKLLRPGFEGRKEGFVNEGGK, from the coding sequence GATAGAGCTCATCCCCGCGAGATTCTACTTACCTGATGAGACGGAGAAGAAGTGGTTTCCTGGTCTTAGCAAGGCTCAGAAGGCTAGAGCCAAGAGGAAAACTACAGAGAATCTGAAGAAAGCGAGGAGGGATAGGTTGGATCCAGAGAAGTCTTCTTTGACGACTCTCGATTTGCTGAAACAGAAGATGGAGAAGGAGAAGAAGTTGAGTAATGTGGTTGCTGATGATGGTGATGGTGATGATGATGATGACAGTGAGGAGGAAACTGATCACAATAAGAAGGCTAGGACTGATTCGGTTACTTACGAGGAGCTGAGGCAGCGTCTCCACCGCAAGATTGATGAGCTTAAAGGTGGTCGTGGAGGCTCAGACAGACCAAGAAGCCACGAAAAGAGGAAGAAGATTGTGCCTAATAAGAGAAAGAGGGAGTCAAGTTCTGTGGAGGAGAGTAAGGCAGCAGATAAGGGGAAGGGTAAGATGGATGTGGAAGAGGCTGCTAAGGATCTCACGTTCGGTTACGTCAAGATCGATGACGACGAGGAGCACGGAAAGGATAAAAAGAAACGGAGGGTTTCTAAGTCGAGAGAGCTTGAGAGAGCTTTGAAGTTGGAGGCTGCAAAGAAGGATCCAGAAAAGGGTGAAGTCATTGCAAAGAAGCACTCGTGGCAGGCGGCTACAAGCAGAGCAGCTGGTATCAAGGTTCACGATGACCCAAAGCTCCTGAAGCAGAGCATCCACAAAGAGAAGAAGAGGCACGAGAAGAACGCGGAGAAGTGGAAGGAGAGAGTTGAAGGACAACAGAAGGTTAGAGTTGAGAAGCAACAGAAGAGATCAGGGAACATTGCGGAGAGGATTGAACAGAACAAGCAGCGGAAGATCGCAAAGAGGGAGAAGAAGCTTCTTCGTCCTGGCTTTGAAGGCCGCAAAGAAGGGTTTGTGAATGAAGGTGGAAAGTGA
- the LOC106332342 gene encoding peroxidase P7-like isoform X1 yields the protein MGKQPVKLKAVVYALSPFQQKIMTGLWKDLPEKIHHKVSENWISTILLLAPVIGTYSNTCPLLHAAVRGAVTSAVAFDPRMGASLLRLFYLDCFVNGCDASILLDDTSSFTGEQNAASNHNSARGFNVIDNIKSAVERVCPGVVSCADILAIAARDSVVTLGGPSWLLNLGRRDARTASQAAANSSIPAPTSSLSQLITSFANLGFTARDMVALSGAHTIGQAQCRNFRTRIYQETNIAPPFAATLQQNCPIASGSGDGNLAPLDSITPFVFDNSYFRNLMSQRGLLHSDQVLFNGGSTDSIVREYSQNARVFRNDFAAAMVKMSHISPLTGTAGEIRSNCGRTN from the exons ATGGGGAAGCAGCCGGTGAAACTGAAGGCGGTGGTTTACGCATTGTCACCGTTTCAGCAGAAGATCATGACTGGTCTATGGAAAGATCTGCCTGAGAAGATCCACCACAAGGTCTCTGAAAATTGGATCAGCACTATTCTCCTCCTCGCTCCCGTCATCGGAACCTACTC AAATACTTGCCCTCTTCTTCACGCCGCCGTCCGAGGAGCCGTTACTTCTGCCGTTGCATTCGATCCTAGAATGGGTGCATCTCTCCTTCGTCTGTTCTACCTCGACTGCTTCGTCAAC GGATGCGACGCTTCGATTCTACTAGATGACACATCAAGCTTCACGGGAGAACAAAACGCTGCCTCAAACCACAATTCTGCTCGAGGGTTTAATGTCATCGACAACATCAAATCAGCGGTTGAGAGAGTATGCCCTGGGGTCGTGTCTTGTGCTGATATCTTAGCCATCGCAGCTAGAGACTCGGTCGTAACC CTTGGAGGGCCTAGTTGGCTGTTGAATTTAGGAAGAAGAGATGCAAGAACGGCGAGTCAAGCGGCGGCGAATAGTAGCATTCCAGCGCCGACTTCGAGTCTGAGCCAGCTTATTACTAGTTTCGCCAACCTTGGATTCACCGCTAGAGATATGGTTGCTCTCTCCG GCGCGCACACGATCGGGCAAGCCCAGTGCAGAAACTTCCGAACGAGGATCTACCAAGAAACAAACATTGCCCCCCCTTTCGCCGCCACACTCCAGCAAAACTGCCCGATAGCCTCCGGCTCCGGCGACGGAAATCTAGCTCCACTGGACTCAATTACACCGTTTGTTTTCGACAACAGTTACTTCAGGAACCTCATGAGCCAGAGAGGTCTCCTCCATTCTGACCAAGTGCTTTTCAACGGTGGCTCCACCGACTCCATCGTCCGTGAGTACAGCCAAAATGCGAGGGTTTTTCGCAACGATTTCGCGGCGGCGATGGTCAAGATGAGTCATATTAGCCCCTTGACTGGCACTGCTGGTGAGATCCGGAGTAACTGCGGGAGGACAAACTGA
- the LOC106332342 gene encoding cytochrome b-c1 complex subunit 8-like isoform X2, whose translation MGKQPVKLKAVVYALSPFQQKIMTGLWKDLPEKIHHKVSENWISTILLLAPVIGTYSYAQHYQEQEKLEHRF comes from the exons ATGGGGAAGCAGCCGGTGAAACTGAAGGCGGTGGTTTACGCATTGTCACCGTTTCAGCAGAAGATCATGACTGGTCTATGGAAAGATCTGCCTGAGAAGATCCACCACAAGGTCTCTGAAAATTGGATCAGCACTATTCTCCTCCTCGCTCCCGTCATCGGAACCTACTC CTATGCTCAACACTACCAAGAACAAGAGAAGCTAGAGCACAGATTCTAA